In Chryseobacterium gotjawalense, the following are encoded in one genomic region:
- a CDS encoding APC family permease, protein MSNDQKLEAKYGLFTAISMVIGQVIGSGIFFKVDDVLLATQGNVLAGLLGFIIVGVSVVFAGISMANYAELLPKDGGILNYVNYRFGETTSYFVGWMYMSLFYPALTAVLFTVSGIYIAHLLAEFMNFEPTPLHFALIGFVNLVIFFFINIFRPKSSGVFQQLTTVLKVLPLIFIASIGILSLFKGEVSEVNTFTQVGSGLQNQSFILLVAASFIPISFAFDGWYIATQISGEIKNSKKNLPKALIIGTVSVMVIYIAYYLGIVLRMSGEEIIQLKDTYITEFARKTASNSGAILMQLFIIISVLGTSNGLLLATIRVPYQFSNLEKSKKFLNLNKINEKTKMPVNSAVFGTLIIIFYLFVYYINNTHPYLTQINFDLSAIPIVFIYLVNGALFLGLFQLFKKKIFTSNSFFKKVITIIAVLGNAVVLFGTATAPNGLTYFVINIVFVLAGFLLMKRT, encoded by the coding sequence ATGAGCAACGATCAGAAACTGGAAGCCAAATACGGATTGTTTACCGCCATTTCGATGGTGATTGGCCAGGTAATTGGTTCCGGCATTTTCTTTAAAGTAGACGATGTTCTATTGGCAACACAGGGAAATGTTCTGGCCGGGCTTTTAGGTTTTATCATTGTAGGCGTCAGCGTTGTGTTCGCGGGAATTTCAATGGCGAATTATGCAGAACTTTTACCGAAAGATGGGGGAATTCTAAATTACGTGAATTACAGATTCGGCGAAACGACAAGTTACTTTGTGGGCTGGATGTATATGAGTTTATTCTATCCCGCTCTTACAGCCGTTCTATTCACGGTTTCCGGAATTTATATCGCACACTTGCTGGCAGAGTTCATGAATTTCGAACCCACACCTTTGCACTTTGCACTGATTGGGTTTGTTAATTTAGTGATCTTCTTTTTCATCAACATTTTCCGACCGAAAAGCAGTGGAGTTTTTCAGCAGCTGACAACGGTTTTGAAAGTTTTACCTTTAATATTTATCGCCTCAATAGGAATTTTAAGTTTATTTAAAGGAGAGGTAAGTGAGGTGAACACTTTTACTCAGGTTGGAAGCGGGCTGCAAAATCAATCGTTTATTCTTCTGGTGGCGGCGAGTTTTATTCCTATTTCATTTGCATTTGACGGTTGGTATATTGCCACGCAGATTTCTGGCGAGATTAAAAATTCAAAGAAAAACCTGCCGAAAGCTTTAATTATAGGAACTGTTTCAGTGATGGTGATTTATATCGCTTACTATTTGGGAATCGTTCTGCGGATGAGCGGCGAAGAAATTATTCAGTTAAAAGATACTTATATCACAGAGTTTGCACGGAAAACTGCATCGAATTCCGGGGCGATACTAATGCAGCTTTTTATTATTATTTCGGTTTTAGGAACTTCGAATGGATTATTGTTGGCCACGATTCGGGTTCCGTACCAGTTTTCAAATTTAGAAAAGTCGAAGAAATTTCTGAATTTAAATAAAATCAATGAAAAAACAAAAATGCCCGTTAACAGTGCGGTTTTCGGAACATTAATTATTATATTTTACCTCTTCGTCTATTATATCAACAATACCCATCCTTATCTTACGCAGATTAACTTTGATCTTTCTGCCATTCCTATTGTTTTTATTTATTTGGTTAATGGGGCTTTATTTCTTGGTTTATTTCAATTGTTTAAGAAAAAGATATTTACCAGCAATTCTTTTTTCAAAAAAGTGATTACCATTATTGCTGTTTTAGGAAATGCAGTGGTGCTGTTTGGGACGGCAACTGCACCGAATGGACTCACTTACTTCGTCATCAATATTGTATTCGTTCTCGCAGGTTTTCTGCTGATGAAACGAACATGA
- the rimM gene encoding ribosome maturation factor RimM (Essential for efficient processing of 16S rRNA): MKKEDCYFLGKITRRHGLHGNVFLKLDTDQPEMYSKLDTVFVDINGLLVPFFIARQSWSKGETLIVSFKNSTEALVDQVVGKDVYLPLSGLPKLTGNKFYYHEVIGFEIREEDGKSCGIIESVNDQTGQHYFVLTLAGKQIVIPIIKDWILEINREEKFLKMSLPEGLMDVFLIPSKKDE, translated from the coding sequence ATGAAAAAAGAAGATTGCTATTTTTTAGGAAAAATTACCCGAAGACACGGATTACATGGAAATGTATTCCTGAAATTAGATACAGATCAACCTGAAATGTACTCTAAATTAGACACCGTATTTGTGGATATCAACGGTTTATTGGTGCCTTTTTTTATTGCCAGACAGTCTTGGAGCAAAGGCGAAACGCTGATTGTTTCTTTCAAAAATTCTACTGAAGCATTGGTAGATCAGGTGGTGGGTAAAGATGTTTACCTTCCGCTTTCCGGTTTGCCGAAATTGACGGGTAACAAATTCTATTACCACGAAGTTATAGGTTTTGAAATCCGCGAAGAAGACGGTAAATCCTGCGGTATTATCGAGTCGGTCAATGACCAAACCGGCCAGCATTATTTCGTGCTTACTTTGGCGGGCAAACAAATCGTTATTCCGATTATCAAAGACTGGATTCTGGAAATAAACCGCGAAGAAAAGTTTCTGAAAATGTCTTTGCCAGAAGGTTTGATGGATGTTTTCTTGATTCCTTCTAAGAAAGACGAGTAA
- the rpoN gene encoding RNA polymerase factor sigma-54, translating into MLKQNLQMRLGQKLAPQQIQLMKLIQLHTLEFEEELERELEENPALEKVQEENKEEDYASLDEKFEEEGNESIDTDFDVNDYIFDDEPAYKSSANNYSADDEEFDNQSLLTEGESLYDYLLEQIRLANVDGDDLKIAEYIIGNLDNDGYLRREVKQLVDDLAFSQGLITTTERVTEILENYVQKLDPPGVGARGLQECLLLQIEKKVSADKAVILAGNILRNQFDALTNKHYNKIIQKYDIEEDDLKAALEVISKLSPKVGGNYDTQTITINNEIIPDFLITVKDNGPRGVDVIPSLNSKNAPSLRVSDEYKDILTTYSHDKKSAEHKQAALFIKQKLDAAKWYIDAINQRQNTLLQTISAIVQLQKEYFITADDKSLKPMILKDVADITGFDISTISRVVKSKYADTPNGIVYLKSLFSDSLTNDDGEEVSTKEIKTHLMEVIENENKRKPHTDDALVGLLKEKGYNIARRTIAKYREQLNIPVARLRKEL; encoded by the coding sequence ATGTTGAAACAAAATCTTCAAATGAGACTCGGCCAGAAATTGGCCCCGCAACAAATTCAGTTGATGAAGTTGATTCAACTTCACACGCTGGAATTTGAAGAAGAATTAGAACGCGAACTCGAAGAGAATCCTGCCTTGGAAAAGGTGCAGGAAGAAAATAAAGAAGAGGATTATGCTTCGCTCGATGAGAAATTTGAAGAGGAAGGCAATGAAAGTATCGACACCGATTTCGATGTGAATGACTATATTTTCGATGACGAACCTGCCTATAAATCATCCGCCAATAATTATTCTGCTGACGATGAAGAGTTTGATAATCAATCACTTTTAACCGAAGGTGAATCTTTATATGATTACCTTTTAGAGCAAATTCGTTTGGCAAATGTAGATGGTGATGATTTGAAAATTGCAGAATATATCATCGGAAACCTCGATAACGATGGCTATCTTCGTAGAGAAGTAAAGCAGTTGGTAGATGATTTGGCCTTTTCACAAGGTTTGATTACAACTACAGAAAGAGTAACTGAGATTTTAGAAAATTACGTGCAGAAATTAGATCCACCGGGAGTGGGCGCCAGAGGTTTGCAGGAATGCCTTCTGCTGCAGATTGAGAAAAAAGTAAGTGCCGATAAAGCGGTAATTTTAGCGGGAAATATCCTGAGAAATCAGTTTGATGCGTTAACCAATAAGCATTACAATAAGATTATCCAGAAATACGATATTGAAGAAGACGATCTAAAAGCTGCTTTGGAAGTGATTTCAAAATTGTCTCCGAAAGTGGGTGGAAACTATGATACGCAGACCATTACCATTAATAATGAAATTATTCCGGATTTTTTAATTACCGTTAAAGATAACGGACCGAGAGGCGTGGATGTTATTCCTTCTTTGAACAGTAAAAACGCCCCGTCTTTGAGGGTTTCAGATGAGTACAAAGATATTTTAACTACCTATTCCCATGATAAAAAATCGGCGGAACACAAGCAGGCAGCACTTTTTATTAAACAGAAATTAGATGCGGCGAAATGGTATATCGATGCGATTAATCAGCGCCAGAATACTTTACTGCAAACGATTTCTGCCATCGTTCAGCTACAGAAAGAATATTTCATTACCGCGGACGACAAGTCGCTGAAACCGATGATTCTGAAAGATGTGGCAGATATTACGGGTTTCGATATTTCTACAATTTCCCGTGTGGTAAAAAGCAAATATGCCGATACACCGAATGGAATCGTTTATTTGAAAAGTCTCTTTTCAGATTCGTTGACAAATGATGACGGTGAAGAAGTTTCTACCAAAGAAATCAAAACCCATTTGATGGAAGTGATAGAAAATGAGAACAAAAGAAAACCTCATACAGATGATGCTCTGGTTGGCCTTTTGAAAGAAAAAGGATATAATATCGCCAGACGTACAATTGCGAAATACCGCGAGCAGCTGAATATTCCGGTGGCCCGGTTGAGAAAAGAATTGTAA
- a CDS encoding beta-carotene 15,15'-monooxygenase — MPEFDLDNFKKTWQQEPVRPKYDSKDIESMLNKSSRNYVKYILWISLAEFIIILLANLYYSFLGDDTSDLMSVLGKLGIDHSAGFERTISNLYLVLKMVSLGLTGIFVYLFYQNYRKIKIESNLKKLILQIIKFKKTVQLFIVANIGLVILFTLILGVFTITVLIEQNVEFTNPTITGFITGLILTMGISVVLIWIYYRIVYGFILRRLGKNLKQLQNIEEEN; from the coding sequence ATGCCTGAATTTGATTTAGATAATTTCAAAAAAACCTGGCAACAGGAACCTGTCCGGCCAAAATATGACAGCAAAGATATAGAATCGATGCTGAACAAATCGTCGCGTAATTATGTGAAATATATTCTCTGGATCAGTTTAGCTGAATTTATCATTATTCTTTTGGCTAACCTGTACTATTCTTTTTTAGGAGACGACACTTCGGATTTAATGAGCGTTTTGGGCAAATTAGGAATCGATCATTCTGCGGGTTTTGAAAGAACAATATCTAATCTTTATCTTGTTTTAAAAATGGTCAGTCTAGGTCTCACAGGAATTTTCGTGTACTTATTCTATCAAAATTACCGAAAAATAAAAATCGAATCGAATCTTAAAAAATTGATTCTACAGATTATTAAATTCAAAAAAACGGTTCAACTGTTTATCGTTGCCAATATCGGTTTGGTGATCTTATTTACGCTGATTTTAGGAGTATTCACGATCACGGTTTTAATCGAACAAAATGTTGAATTTACAAATCCCACAATAACTGGTTTTATCACAGGTTTAATCCTAACCATGGGAATCAGCGTTGTTTTAATCTGGATCTATTACCGCATCGTTTACGGATTCATCCTCCGAAGATTGGGGAAAAATCTGAAACAGCTACAAAACATAGAAGAGGAGAATTAA
- a CDS encoding 30S ribosomal protein S16 produces the protein MSVKIRLQRHGKKGKPFYHIVVADARASRDGKFIEKIGTYNPITNPAVIELNVDAAVKWLGNGAQPTDTARAILSYKGVLYKRHLQGGVAKGAFDQAEADKKFAAWLEGKEQKVLGKKDGLAKSKEDAKKAALDAETKVNQDRVAAAQKLVDDAKAEADAKIAEAKAAEEAANAPVVEEAAPEVTEEPTAEAEGTEETQA, from the coding sequence ATGTCAGTAAAAATCAGATTACAGAGACACGGTAAAAAAGGAAAACCTTTTTATCACATCGTAGTTGCCGATGCAAGAGCAAGTAGAGATGGTAAATTCATCGAAAAAATTGGTACTTACAATCCAATCACTAATCCAGCGGTAATTGAACTTAATGTAGATGCTGCAGTAAAATGGTTAGGAAACGGAGCGCAACCTACCGATACGGCTCGTGCAATCCTTTCTTACAAAGGGGTACTTTACAAAAGACACTTACAGGGTGGAGTAGCGAAAGGTGCTTTTGATCAGGCTGAAGCCGATAAAAAATTCGCAGCGTGGTTAGAAGGAAAAGAGCAAAAAGTTCTTGGTAAAAAAGACGGTTTGGCAAAATCTAAAGAAGATGCTAAAAAAGCAGCTTTAGATGCTGAAACAAAAGTAAACCAAGATAGAGTAGCTGCTGCACAGAAATTAGTTGATGACGCAAAAGCTGAGGCTGATGCTAAAATCGCTGAAGCAAAAGCAGCTGAAGAAGCAGCTAATGCACCAGTTGTAGAAGAAGCAGCTCCGGAAGTTACTGAAGAACCAACTGCAGAAGCAGAAGGAACTGAAGAAACTCAGGCTTAA
- the asnS gene encoding asparagine--tRNA ligase has product MRTTIKELLGDYKKLIHHDITVQGWVRAFRSNRFIALNDGSTINNLQVVVDFEQFDENILKNISNAASLKIVGEVVESQGAGQNIEIIAKKIIILGDNFTEERDKTILQPKKHSLEILREQAHLRFRTNLFSAVFRVRSSVSFAIHQFFNQNQFFYMNTPIITGADAEGAGEMFGVTNFDMNEIPRDENGAIDFAEDFFGKKTNLTVSGQLSAETAMMGLGRVYTFGPTFRAENSNTTRHLAEFWMVEPEVAFNNLEDNIDLAEDFLKYVINYVLENCKDDLEFLDKRFAEEQKQKPEKDRASEGLIEKLQNVIQKRFKRVSYTEAIDILKNSKENKKGKFQFPIDEWGADLQSEHERFLVEKHFESPVVLFDYPKDIKAFYMKLNEDGKTVAAMDVLFPGIGEIIGGSQREDKFDVLKAKMKDMNVDEEELWWYLDTRKFGSVPHAGFGLGLERLVLFVTGMTNIRDVIPFPRTPNSAEF; this is encoded by the coding sequence ATGAGAACGACTATTAAAGAATTATTAGGAGATTATAAAAAACTGATACACCACGATATCACAGTGCAGGGCTGGGTAAGAGCATTCCGCTCCAACCGGTTTATCGCTTTGAATGATGGTTCCACGATCAACAATTTACAGGTGGTTGTCGACTTTGAACAGTTTGATGAAAACATTCTTAAAAACATCAGCAACGCGGCTTCATTGAAAATTGTCGGTGAGGTTGTAGAAAGTCAGGGAGCGGGACAAAATATCGAAATCATTGCTAAAAAGATTATCATCTTAGGAGATAACTTTACCGAAGAAAGAGATAAAACGATTCTTCAGCCAAAGAAACATTCATTGGAAATTTTGCGTGAACAGGCGCATTTGCGTTTCCGTACGAACTTATTCAGTGCGGTTTTCAGAGTGAGGAGTTCGGTGAGTTTTGCGATTCATCAGTTCTTTAATCAGAACCAGTTTTTCTATATGAACACGCCGATTATTACCGGTGCAGATGCGGAAGGAGCTGGGGAAATGTTTGGCGTTACCAATTTCGATATGAATGAAATCCCGCGTGATGAAAATGGTGCGATCGATTTCGCAGAGGACTTTTTTGGTAAGAAAACCAATTTAACGGTTTCCGGTCAGTTAAGTGCAGAAACGGCAATGATGGGTTTGGGCAGAGTGTATACTTTCGGACCAACCTTCCGTGCAGAAAATTCGAATACTACCCGTCACCTTGCAGAATTCTGGATGGTAGAACCTGAAGTTGCTTTTAATAATTTAGAAGACAATATCGATCTTGCAGAAGATTTCTTAAAATACGTCATTAATTATGTTTTGGAAAATTGCAAAGATGATCTGGAGTTTTTAGACAAGAGATTTGCAGAAGAGCAAAAACAAAAACCTGAGAAAGACAGAGCTTCCGAAGGATTAATAGAGAAACTGCAAAACGTAATTCAGAAAAGATTCAAACGGGTTTCTTATACCGAAGCGATTGATATCCTGAAAAATTCGAAAGAAAATAAAAAAGGTAAATTCCAGTTTCCTATTGATGAATGGGGCGCAGATTTGCAAAGTGAGCACGAGCGGTTCCTGGTAGAAAAGCATTTTGAAAGTCCGGTCGTTCTTTTTGATTATCCGAAAGATATCAAAGCATTTTACATGAAACTGAATGAAGACGGCAAAACTGTTGCAGCGATGGATGTTTTATTCCCGGGCATTGGTGAGATCATCGGAGGTTCTCAGAGAGAAGATAAATTCGATGTGCTGAAAGCCAAAATGAAAGACATGAACGTAGATGAGGAGGAACTTTGGTGGTATCTGGATACCAGAAAATTCGGTTCTGTGCCGCACGCAGGTTTCGGACTGGGATTAGAAAGGCTGGTGCTTTTCGTAACGGGAATGACTAACATCAGAGATGTAATTCCTTTCCCAAGAACGCCTAATAGTGCAGAGTTTTAA
- a CDS encoding RNA polymerase sigma factor — protein sequence MSAKEKEFAKLIKDNQGLIIKVSRLYTNTLEDEQDLFQEIVLQLWRSYDSFKGQSKISTWMYRVALNTAITLFRKKTKSPQTDELMDYHHSDFVEIDDEKQQHISTLYKVIKMLPTVERAIVTMYLDDLPYRDIAGNLGITEVNARVKMNRLKKTLKQLMEKHA from the coding sequence TTGAGTGCCAAAGAAAAGGAATTTGCGAAACTAATTAAGGATAATCAAGGTTTGATTATCAAGGTTTCCCGACTTTACACCAATACTTTGGAAGATGAGCAGGATCTTTTTCAGGAGATTGTGTTACAACTGTGGCGTTCTTACGACTCATTCAAAGGACAATCGAAAATCTCTACCTGGATGTACCGCGTGGCTCTGAATACTGCCATTACGCTTTTCAGAAAAAAAACAAAGTCCCCGCAAACCGATGAACTGATGGATTATCATCACAGCGATTTTGTGGAAATTGACGATGAAAAACAACAGCACATTTCGACCCTTTATAAAGTCATCAAAATGCTGCCAACTGTAGAACGGGCAATCGTAACCATGTATCTGGATGATTTGCCCTACCGCGACATTGCAGGAAACTTAGGAATTACAGAAGTTAATGCAAGAGTAAAGATGAACCGGTTGAAAAAAACTTTAAAACAACTAATGGAAAAACATGCCTGA
- a CDS encoding TonB-dependent siderophore receptor: MKKQIISLGALMIVATLSAQMKYEPISDTLKIQQIEDINLHKTGNPNKARPMSSKSNLTMMENPQPVAIVTHEIIEQQQAKQLSDVLQNVNGLYISSSRGNSQDSFGGRGFNFGNDNIFKNGARVNSGVFPEVSGLERVEVLKGGNAMLYGNVAAGGVVNLITKKPRFDFGGSVGLSAGSWNTYKPTVDFYGPLSKNVAFRVNGAYETADSFRDVVSSAKYYFNPSFLFNIGENSQLILEADYLKNDFTPDFGVGSIINKDDSYSINTLLPRNAFFGADWQFQNVQQATTGITFNHQFNDVWTLNAVASYQNYTKDYFSTERVQWSYDVADRLNWKRPLNRTYNEQNYTSLQVNLNGEVKTGSVSHKILVGTDGDYGTADSYTYLDPKNGKTFGTSYLYGTNGAADGTVYLEDPTTWTAGAMPDAIKKDRNRIPTQRFGIYAQDYIELSDQFKVLAGLRWSYIENKESEKVNFADGKITPGAGTVDRAFSPKGGLVYMPNNNLSLFATYTNSFSANTGQDINGNSLKPSLIDQFEVGMKHNFWNNAVALNLSVYQIENRNFYQTAEFKADGTPNVDSNIKDFAGKMRSQGVELDITGNPYPNLSIIAGASYNHSVYLDTPADFGYVENQRLVRTPATTANASVFYTFNQYVKGLKLGASVYFVGDRLAGWNDTKATNATRDGVSRLFKVDDYVTASLSAGYDWKKFSIMGKVGNLFDTVNYNVHENYSVNPITPRNFYVTLTYKL, from the coding sequence ATGAAAAAACAGATTATTTCACTTGGAGCTTTAATGATTGTCGCCACACTAAGTGCGCAAATGAAGTATGAGCCAATAAGTGATACTCTTAAAATCCAACAAATAGAAGATATCAATCTTCATAAAACTGGGAATCCAAATAAAGCAAGACCAATGTCGTCGAAATCGAATTTGACGATGATGGAAAACCCACAGCCTGTGGCAATTGTTACCCACGAAATTATCGAGCAGCAACAGGCAAAACAGCTGAGCGATGTTCTGCAAAATGTAAATGGATTGTATATTTCTTCTTCCAGAGGAAATTCTCAGGACAGTTTTGGCGGACGTGGATTTAATTTCGGGAACGATAATATTTTCAAAAATGGAGCTCGGGTAAACAGCGGTGTTTTTCCTGAAGTTTCCGGCTTAGAAAGAGTAGAAGTATTGAAAGGTGGAAATGCCATGTTGTACGGAAACGTAGCAGCGGGTGGCGTGGTCAATTTAATTACGAAAAAACCGAGATTCGACTTTGGCGGAAGTGTCGGATTGAGTGCCGGAAGCTGGAATACCTATAAACCAACCGTTGATTTTTACGGTCCATTATCTAAAAATGTAGCTTTTCGAGTCAATGGAGCTTATGAAACGGCTGACAGTTTTAGAGATGTGGTTTCTTCGGCAAAATATTATTTCAATCCATCATTCTTATTTAATATCGGGGAAAATTCTCAGTTGATTTTAGAAGCAGATTATTTGAAAAATGATTTTACACCGGATTTCGGAGTTGGCTCAATTATCAATAAAGATGATTCTTACTCCATAAATACTTTATTGCCAAGAAATGCATTTTTTGGCGCCGACTGGCAATTTCAAAATGTACAGCAGGCCACGACGGGAATAACTTTTAATCATCAGTTTAATGATGTCTGGACTTTAAACGCGGTTGCATCTTATCAGAATTATACTAAGGATTATTTTTCAACAGAAAGAGTGCAGTGGAGTTATGATGTGGCAGACCGATTGAATTGGAAACGTCCGCTCAACAGAACTTATAATGAACAGAATTATACTTCATTACAGGTGAACCTAAATGGTGAAGTAAAAACCGGAAGTGTCAGTCATAAAATTTTGGTGGGTACCGATGGAGACTACGGAACGGCTGATTCTTACACTTATCTTGATCCCAAAAACGGAAAAACTTTTGGAACCTCTTATTTATACGGAACGAATGGCGCGGCTGACGGTACTGTTTATTTAGAAGATCCAACAACCTGGACTGCAGGCGCAATGCCGGACGCCATCAAAAAAGACAGAAACAGAATTCCAACCCAAAGATTCGGAATTTACGCTCAGGATTATATTGAACTTTCAGATCAATTTAAAGTATTGGCTGGTTTAAGGTGGTCGTACATTGAAAATAAAGAATCTGAGAAAGTAAATTTTGCCGATGGAAAAATCACTCCCGGAGCAGGAACTGTGGATAGAGCTTTTTCTCCAAAAGGAGGTTTGGTTTATATGCCCAACAATAACTTATCACTTTTCGCAACTTATACCAATTCCTTCTCCGCCAATACGGGACAGGATATCAATGGGAATTCTCTGAAACCTTCGTTAATCGACCAGTTTGAAGTGGGAATGAAACATAATTTCTGGAATAACGCAGTCGCTTTAAATCTTTCCGTTTATCAGATTGAGAACAGAAATTTTTATCAGACAGCAGAATTTAAAGCAGATGGAACGCCGAATGTTGATTCAAACATTAAAGATTTTGCGGGTAAAATGCGTAGCCAGGGTGTAGAATTAGATATTACAGGAAATCCTTATCCAAACCTGTCGATTATCGCGGGAGCATCTTATAACCATTCAGTTTATTTGGATACGCCTGCTGATTTCGGATATGTTGAAAACCAGCGACTCGTGAGAACTCCTGCCACCACAGCAAACGCATCCGTTTTCTATACCTTTAATCAGTATGTGAAAGGATTAAAATTAGGCGCAAGTGTTTACTTCGTAGGAGACAGACTTGCCGGCTGGAATGATACAAAAGCCACCAATGCTACAAGAGACGGCGTTTCCAGATTATTCAAAGTGGATGATTATGTAACCGCATCTTTATCTGCCGGATATGACTGGAAGAAGTTTTCCATCATGGGAAAAGTTGGAAATCTGTTTGACACCGTGAATTACAATGTTCACGAAAATTACTCGGTAAACCCGATTACGCCAAGAAATTTCTATGTGACCTTAACTTATAAACTATAA